GGCAAGTCGCTATAGTCCTGCTTGGACATCCACACCGGTTTCCGTTTGGGTTTCGTCCAGTCAATCAAATGATCTCTTGCACCCAGGTAGACACCCAAGCTGAAATCTACTTTTTTCCGGGCATGTAGTGGAAATAGCACAGGAATTTCACGAGCCTGCAAGAGCGCAATAATGGCGAAGGTACAGTAATAGCGGTCCGCCATCAGCAAGTCGCCAACTGACAGGCTGCCAAACAGTTGACTGAGTAACGATGTTTCGCCAGTTCCTTTGCCTTGATAGGCTCCCAGGCTATAGTCGAGCACGGTTCCTGCAGCCAAAGAAATCAACACAACCATGCGAGCAATCGGAAAGCCCAAACCAGGCTTTTGACTATCCAGCTGAGGAAAGTCTGCCTGATTCTCTGGTGTATCTGGCATTTGCACCGTTGCTCCATCAGTAAGGACAACGTTATAACCCTTCCATCGCCACGCGGCCAGAGACTGGTTATGAAGACGCAAACCAGCAGCTGTGGTGGCTGCTCTGAGTTCCTTTAGTGGTAAGCGTTGTCGGGCTTTACAGTAAGGTCCCGTGTTAACCGTATTGGCTGATTGTCCATCGACGATACGATCAATCAATACGCCTGCCACTGCCTGTTTACAGGAACCGTCATCACTTAATACTTGGAAAATGAAAGCTTTAAGCGTGACTAAGGGCAAGAACACCGAGGAGCGTTTATGCGGGGTATTGGCGATAATGTTGGTAATGCTGTCGGCTGAAAAAAATCCTCAACACCTAGTCCTTGGGATTGCAAAAATGACTTTTTGAAGCGGTCAATTTGCTGCTGAATACGGTTTTTTTTAATAGCTGGCATGGTTAAGTTATTGATCAGACTTTGTAATACTCAAAATTCTACCAGAATAGTGCTTGATCTTTATCTTATTATTTGCGTATCTAACTGTAACTTATAGATTAATTACATTTGCGGTAGCAGTATTAGACTATCACTCCTGATGATCGCCAATAATTTATCCGGCAGAAGCTTTCGAGAGAAACTAATTCTTTATACATTTTAAACTCCAATAAAATATTTTTAGACACAGGTTTGGCATCCGTAACAAGTTACTTAGTTACCAATATTGACGCATATTTAACCTTTGGATGGTTTTGAGATTATTCACCACCCGCTTCAAATAATTCTAAAGATAGCCCAACCAAAGCTTTACCCCCCTGCGTCAGAATAGTTGTCGCCTCAAATTTTAAGAAAAAATAAAATTTGAGATTCAAAATGAAAAAATATAAAAGGTATTCAGTAGGCTTCAGAGAGCAGGCCCTGGTAAAAGTATACAATCGTGGTAATGACCAATCAGTTCAGTCCGTCGCAAACGAATTGAATATCCATTTAACAACCTTGAAGGCTTGGATGAAACAGAAGGAACAGAACGTCAAACCTGCACCCCGGAAATCAAAGCGTCCCGAGGATTGGAGTTCTGAAGAACGTTTTACCGCTTTACAAAAAACCTATAATTTGATCGGTGAAGACTTAAATGCCTGGTGTCGTGAACGCGGCGTTTTTATTCATCAACTGGAGCAGTGGAAAACAGATTTTTGTAGCCAGGGTGACTCAGTAGGCAAACGTGAAGAAGCGCGGATTTTACGTACATTGAAAGAAGAAAACCAAACTCTTGAGCGCGAATTATTACGTAAAGACAAGGCCTTGGCAGAGGCCGCAGCGCTGTTGGTGCTGCAAAAAAAGTTCCGTGCGCTCTTGGGGGGAGAGGTCGAATGACTCCCCACGAAGAGCGCAAGCAAGTGATTGTTTTACTGAATGAATCGGTAACAGCGGGGGCTCGCAAAGCTAAAGCCTGTGAGGTGCTGGGCCTGAGCGAACGGACCTTGCAACGCTGGCAGACCGGTGAGACGATTCACTGCGATCAACGCCCTTTGCGTGACTATCAACCGCCACACAAACTAACAGCAATCGAGCGCACCGAGGTGCTGACACTCGCCAATTCAGATGAATTTGGTCATCTGCCACCGAGTCAGATCGTGCCACGACTGGCCGACCAAGGCAGCTATCTGGCGTCTGAGTCGACCTTCTATCGCATCCTGCGCGAGGAAAAACAGCTTACCCATCGGCGTAGCGAACGGCCAGTTCAAATACGCACCAAGCCGCGCGCGGTCTGTGCTACAGCACCTAATCAACTGTACAGTTGGGACATTACTTATCTGCCATCACTGATCCGTGGACAGTTTTTCTATCTGTATCTATTTGTTGATATTTTCAGCCGAAAGATCGTCGGTTGGCAGGTATATGAAGAAGAAAACAGCGCCTTGGCTGGCGAATTGTTACGTGATCTTTGTCATCGTGAAGGTATACAGGCAGAACAGCTTATCCTGCATTCTGACAACGGCAGCCCAATGAAGGGATCGACTATGCTGGCGACCTTGCAACAGCTTGGTGTCATGCCTTCGTTTAGTCGGCCATCGGTTAGCAACGATAATCCGTACTCAGAATCGCTGTTTAAGACCTTGAAATATCGTCCTAACTATCCGCTAAAGCCGTTCGCCGATGTTACGGAAGCGCGTCAGTGGGTCACAAGCTTAGTGGAATGGTACAACCATGAGCATCGTCACAGCGCTATCCGCTTTGTTACACCAGCACAACGTCATGAAGGCTTGGACGACAAGCTTCTGGATAACCGTAAAGCCGTCTACAAAGCAGCACGTGCTAAACATCCGCAACGCTGGACTGGAAGCTCCCGTAATTGGGGAAAAATCCAGACAGTCCACCTTAACCCAGACAAGGCCTAAACAAAAAAATGCTATCAAGGAAGTGATTATTCAGAAAACAAACCAGAGTAAGATTTAACCGTCGATGCGACAACTACATTGACAATTACCGTTTACCAATCCATTCTCGAGCGATGTTGTTGGATGGCCCCATACTGATACCTGCTCGGGCATCGCGGAAGATGCGTTCAAGCTGGCCTTTTTTGTAACCATAACCGCCGCTGACATCCATGGCATTGCGTGCCGAGATGTTAGCAACTTCTGAGGCATGGACTTTGAATTCAGTTAACGACAGCAGGATTTGCCCTTGTGGTTCACCATTGGCTTGCAATTGGTCTAATTGTCTGGCTAAATCGTGCTGCCAAGGGCGCAGGCTCTCCACTAATATTTTGGACTCACCCAATTGTTGTCGCAGTACTTGATAATCAGACAGTTTTCGGTTGAAATCGCGATGGATCGTACCCGTTAGATGATCAACAGCTTTTTCTAATGCTGCTCTGGCTACGCCATGCCAAACAGCCCCCAAACCGACTAAATATACCGGTGAAACGCCGTGGTAAACAATATCTTTACCCTGCCCTTCTTCACCTAGGCGATCAATACTTTTGATGTGCACATTTTTGTAAGTAATTGGACCGCTGTGGTTACCACGAACGCCAAGTGCATCCCAAACGCCATGGCTAATACCATCCAGCTTGGAATCGACGATGAAAAAACTAATATCGGTAGCGCTTTTAGCGCCAGGTGAGCGCGTTTGAAAAATATAGTAATCTGCTTGTCCTGCACTGGTAGTAAATGATTTTTCGGCATTGAGCAGATAGTTATTGTCATTATCACGGGCAGCCTCACTAAAATTAAACCACCAGTGTCCGCCTGATGCTTTTTCGCTGGTAGAATAGGTGCCGATTAAACCGTCCCGCGCGGGTTTCAACCAACGTTCTTTTTGATCGTGATTACCAAATAAGTTGATGGTCTGAGCAGCGCCAGTGTGCATCACATAAACCAGTCCGGTAGAAGCGCAGACACGACCGATCTCTTCAGCAACGATTGAAAAGGCAACGTAATCCAGGCCTAGACCGCCGTATTCTTTAGAAACAAGCACCCCATTCCAACCAGCCAGAGCAAGGGCTTCAAGGTTTTCTCTAGGAAAAATACCTTGGTCAGTTTGTTCAGCATTAAGTCGAATGACTTCGTCAACCAACGTACGGATTTCAGAACGGATTTTTTCGTAATCATGTATAGGCATAATTTATTCCTTAAACAGTTTTAGGAAATTGCGTTACGCACCGCCATAATTTTGTTCTGCAGCATACAATCCCGTATCGCAATGTATTTACGGTCATAATTCAACATATTTTTATGTTGTGGCATTAAGCAGTCGCAGTTACTTTTTGTTGTGATTCAAGCTCTCGTACGAGTGGCAGAACGTTCTTGCCAAAGTAACTGACCTCTTCCTGAAAATGCAAAAAGCCTGATAGAATCAGATCGACTCCAACCGCCTTAAATTCAACAATACGTTCAGCAATCTGTTGAGGTGTTCCAATCAAGTTGGTTTTAAAACCATCGTTATATTGCACTAAATCTTCAAATGTTGATTTGGCCCAATTTCCCTCAAGCTCAGAAGTCGATGCCCCTGCTTGTTTTGCTGCGTGCCCAAAAGCATTGACCGCTTCATGGTTGGCTTTAGCTATAATTTCAGCCAATACTGCTTTGGCTTCCTCTTCAGTATCACGAGCAATAATAAAAGCATTCACACCTATCTTTATCTTATGGTTATTAGCAGTCGCCTTTTCCCGAATATCATCAACCTGTGCCTTAATACCCTCCACAGTATTGCCATTAGTAAAATACCAATCAGAAACTTGAGATGCCATATCCCTGGCAGCACGAGAACTCCCGCCTTGAAATACTTCGGGATGAGGTTGCTGTAATGGCTTTGGTTTTAATGAGTAATCATGGAGTCGATAAAAATCACCTTGGTAAGTAAAGCTATCGGTTGTCCAGATACCTTTCAAAACCTCAATGAATTCTTGAGAGCGGCGATAACGCTCATCATGCTCCAACCATGGTTGCCCAATGGCTAAAAATTCACCTTTGAACCAACCAGAAACAATATTTACCGCAATACGACCTTCAGTAAGATTATCAATGGTTGATAATTGCTTGGCAGCCAAGACCGGGTCCCACGGGCCAGGTAAAATAGCGGCAATGACTTTAATTTTAGTGGTTGCAGCAAGCAGGGCATGTGAAAAAGCCACTGACTCATGTTGGAATTCAGCACCATAACCAGCAGTAAATCTGATCTGGGTCAGCGCATATTCAAAACCACTTTTTTCTGCAATTTGTGCCAGCTTACGATTGTAATCAATATCCCAACTTGTTCTCTGTTCGATATCACTGACGACTAAACCACCGCTAACATTAGGTACCCAATAGGCAAATTTAAGTTGTTCTACACTCATATTTTTTCCTGAATTACTTTATTTTAAAATTTAGGCTTTTGCTAAATCTTGATGATTAATTACCGGGGACGCTTGTTCGGGTACCAAATTACGATGCTTAAGATGCGGCAATGCTTTTTCTACCGCCAAATCAAGTCGTGCTTCTAGTGCTTTGCTGGCTACTTGGTAATTAACAAACTCGGCCTCAGTAGCATAAACACCAATTGGCAGTGTTAATGCCTGGAAGAAACCAAATAAAGGCCGAAGTTGATGTTCGATAATCAGGGCATGTCGGTCACTACCGCCGGTTGCGCTGAGTATCACCGGAACATCAATGAGTGCTTCATGATGAACCAAGTCAAATAGATGTTTAAACAAACCCGTGTAAGAGCCTCGATAAACTGGCGTTCCAACTATCAGCAAGTCTGCCGTTTCAATGGCCTCTATAT
Above is a window of Methylobacter sp. S3L5C DNA encoding:
- a CDS encoding acyl-CoA dehydrogenase family protein translates to MPIHDYEKIRSEIRTLVDEVIRLNAEQTDQGIFPRENLEALALAGWNGVLVSKEYGGLGLDYVAFSIVAEEIGRVCASTGLVYVMHTGAAQTINLFGNHDQKERWLKPARDGLIGTYSTSEKASGGHWWFNFSEAARDNDNNYLLNAEKSFTTSAGQADYYIFQTRSPGAKSATDISFFIVDSKLDGISHGVWDALGVRGNHSGPITYKNVHIKSIDRLGEEGQGKDIVYHGVSPVYLVGLGAVWHGVARAALEKAVDHLTGTIHRDFNRKLSDYQVLRQQLGESKILVESLRPWQHDLARQLDQLQANGEPQGQILLSLTEFKVHASEVANISARNAMDVSGGYGYKKGQLERIFRDARAGISMGPSNNIAREWIGKR
- the sfnG gene encoding dimethylsulfone monooxygenase SfnG; amino-acid sequence: MSVEQLKFAYWVPNVSGGLVVSDIEQRTSWDIDYNRKLAQIAEKSGFEYALTQIRFTAGYGAEFQHESVAFSHALLAATTKIKVIAAILPGPWDPVLAAKQLSTIDNLTEGRIAVNIVSGWFKGEFLAIGQPWLEHDERYRRSQEFIEVLKGIWTTDSFTYQGDFYRLHDYSLKPKPLQQPHPEVFQGGSSRAARDMASQVSDWYFTNGNTVEGIKAQVDDIREKATANNHKIKIGVNAFIIARDTEEEAKAVLAEIIAKANHEAVNAFGHAAKQAGASTSELEGNWAKSTFEDLVQYNDGFKTNLIGTPQQIAERIVEFKAVGVDLILSGFLHFQEEVSYFGKNVLPLVRELESQQKVTATA
- the msuE gene encoding FMN reductase, giving the protein MSHKLKITAVSGGAGQPSRTLTIIEEIIKRLDKQIPIELHLIELGQISSLLGAAGTRDALPEPIKKDIEAIETADLLIVGTPVYRGSYTGLFKHLFDLVHHEALIDVPVILSATGGSDRHALIIEHQLRPLFGFFQALTLPIGVYATEAEFVNYQVASKALEARLDLAVEKALPHLKHRNLVPEQASPVINHQDLAKA